Proteins from one Physeter macrocephalus isolate SW-GA chromosome 16, ASM283717v5, whole genome shotgun sequence genomic window:
- the FOLR2 gene encoding folate receptor beta, with protein sequence MPCKLTPLLLFLAWMVYQCSAQARTDLLNVCMDAKHHKIKPGPEDKLHDQCIPWKKNACCSAKVSQELHRDTSSLYNFNWDHCGKMEPTCKRHFIQDNCLYECSPNLGPWIQEVNESWRKERFLNVPLCKEDCQIWWEDCRTSYTCKTNWHKGWNWTSGSNKCPAGTTCGTFEFYFPTPAALCEGLWSHSYKLSNYSRGSGRCIQMWFDPTQGNPNEEVARFYALAMSAGAMPQGIRPLLLCLALILPLRLHD encoded by the exons atgcCCTGTAAATTGACACCCCTTCTGCTGTTTCTGGCCTGGATGGTCTACCAGTGCAGTGCCCAGGCCAGAACAGACCTGCTCAATGTCTGCATGGATGCCAAGCACCACAAGATAAAGCCAGGCCCTGAGGACAAGCTACATGACCAG TGCATCCCCTGGAAGAAGAATGCCTGCTGCTCTGCCAAAGTCAGCCAGGAGCTGCACAGGGACACCTCCTCCCTGTATAACTTTAACTGGGATCACTGTGGCAAGATGGAGCCCACCTGCAAGCGCCACTTCATTCAGGACAACTGTTTGTACGAGTGCTCACCCAACCTGGGGCCCTGGATCCAGGAG GTGAACGAGAGCTGGCGCAAAGAACGGTTCCTGAACGTGCCCCTCTGCAAAGAGGACTGTCAGATCTGGTGGGAAGACTGCCGCACCTCCTACACCTGCAAGACCAACTGGCACAAGGGCTGGAACTGGACCTCAG GATCTAACAAGTGTCCAGCTGGGACCACCTGTGGCACATTTGAGTTCTACTTCCCCACGCCAGCAGCCCTGTGTGAGGGCCTCTGGAGTCACTCCTACAAGCTCAGCAACTACAGCCGGGGCAGCGGCCGCTGCATCCAGATGTGGTTCGACCCCACCCAGGGCAACCCCAACGAGGAGGTGGCGAGGTTCTATGCCTTGGCCATGAGTGCTGGGGCCATGCCCCAGGGGATTAGACCTCTCCTGCTCTGCCTGGCCCTGATTTTGCCACTCCGGCTCCATGACTGA